In Hippoglossus stenolepis isolate QCI-W04-F060 chromosome 20, HSTE1.2, whole genome shotgun sequence, the following are encoded in one genomic region:
- the tdrd6 gene encoding tudor domain-containing 6 isoform X3, whose product MRGDRSWVAGIHETAKMSSTLRLPIRGSEVTILITRVHLHPLCVLVEFWGKFSQDSTVDYECLAKDIQSPEKAFQEFEGSPGDQCLVQIDDIWNRARIVSRNGSKYSLFLIDKGVTSCTNTSKLAWGKKEHFHLPPEVEFCVLANVLPLSTESRWSPVALEYLRSLSGKSLKAHVQDVLVAYRTFLLHIPCISKQMYEMGFAKKVSPDMFQEFVLMSLKSNSVVQVSPESHQISMGAGVRLHMQDQFMVPELPAGTVETVIVTEVTSPQKIFCQLKVFSQELKKLSEKITKFCEGRMTNCTVGPEMISFPCAARGNDGRWHRSVLQQVFPANGVVEVFNVDYGTKQFVQVENVGPLASEFFRMPVVTYICSLHGIVDKGVDWTSSQIDLLQNLLLHKTVIAKFEYQSMSEGVNYVTLFGDENTNINKLFGSKESCLMECEKTLGDYAIRSPAYSREHQAQQERCQGKTSTSTKAAEEKEQKGIPEELPAEDLSLNSSHVAVVQHVSNPSEFWIQTQNYAQELDELMDRIYHLHKDSENKDVVMNPTVGLYCAAKAEDGVFYRAIVSEVGETQVKVFSVDYGNTEVVKIMNIRTLPDEFKKLPRLALKCTLADVRPKDGRWSPRASEYFIKAVTDKALNVHVTAKYDDGYVVQLTDPEAHEERDLSTLMCTYNLTEKAETKRQPKANVTIPPAILPPTQHPHDRLADMYGNKGICLKAQNTVGPAINERRIPSFKEHMFHIGSILDVSVSHIKSPNDFWCQLVHNAGHLKLLMHDIQAHYVGSEFQPVVETACVARHPDNGMWYRAIVIHKHEKPLVDVLFVDYGQTETISLYDLRRICPEFLTLPGQSFRCSLLNPMDPTSAINDWNQEATARFHNFVETAASNFVILKCTIYAVMYSDQKIIFNIVDLETPFESVCTSMVNLVKSAPPKKVSEPTVRLDSYYFSSHNVKTGTEEQITVTCVNNVNQFYCQLERNTDVMEDLKNKVSQVCHQLENVKLPGVLRTLCFAKYTDGHWYRGQIQATKPAIRVHFVDYGDTIEVAKSDLLPVPIEANDIMSVPVQAVVCGLSDLPAKVPSEVNSWFETCATESKFQAVVVAREPDGKLLVELYQGGTQINSKIKKRFQIEMHTNEQVVYRKSFDTLAKNVPKQLSAPKTANQIRDDSKSTNTNLQSAPKPLRHVNENGQKVKAVPIQLYKPPHQRQSSGTTLRNMGYGYEPAGAQVRPREENVPTDTDQLIKSISPGADSQIEGNVEKLPKLADLPSKSITPGMEAEVYVSHYNSPSSFHVQLFRDEDEIFSISEKLNDSISIPKTNDVKDVNPGDLVQAEFADDSMWYRAVVREIHNNTMALVEFIDFGNTAMTQMSKMARLHKPFLLLPMYSTHCMLSNVADHGKEDMLDPKVLSAIKEALCGDGDKKLKCRFIRQSGSVWEVSLEDSGVNLICKVTTKCSANASESTSENHEEVEEKPAQTPEKLPLNSRPLNYSQVEFLEEQQLQSYITSINYALSFWCQSADTEELDKITSGVSEVGNAADHKHVDLGTLSPGSPCIVLFSDDHLWYRAEVIDTEGDKLSVLFVDYGNKSQVNVTDVREMPPHLVEAPPQAFLCELEGFDSSCGSWDSGAVDELFTLTTDKLLQLTVTKVTREEENIKYSVQMECDGQVINEVMKNWWKCSTTENKPNAGEQWDSTVEEAALPEDQTEYPTKQETDPDAACNHPQREHSEDIPFPAHSDQSNLILSCDEDVCETKKGSEEEGASVTDTVGPDDGNSLLDWTREEAMDGSEILPADLESSAAEMRTYNMGSSFHSMIDFAPTNDSKTHIPSDVSLTSRSAGKMVPRAAVCQRKSIYQHEMIDLISTDLEQIQTELLLPSPLLPAQLLCDAPSEQDIAAGSDVTEVPCIAPRFKIDLMTEDETLSPHEDTESDPYEPSDDEKLTREMVEDVISLTEKSKLQCIPEQVGSDVKDDLHKTMAKESNEVESESEGAPSVCEIAIGPVSLQDEVVPIQDNSMTEDETSDLHEDKLPALSCDTKPQSYCQDMSHLDDEMTRVLAESCLTDACRDQQQQTETETEQLVHSPPEQRDVKLSEVTHLSLVICDGSADDLPVEQRPQ is encoded by the exons GTGCCTGGCTAAAGACATTCAGTCACCTGAAAAGGCATTTCAAGAGTTTGAAGGAAGTCCTGGTGACCAGTGCTTGGTCCAGATAGATGATATTTGGAACAGGGCCCGCATAGTCTCTAGAAATGGCTCaaaatacagtttgtttctCATTGACAAAGGGGTGACGTCTTGCACCAATACAAGTAAGCTGGCATGGGGTAAGAAGGAGCACTTCCACCTTCCACCTGAAGTGGAATTTTGTGTGTTAGCTAATGTGTTGCCACTCTCGACTGAGAGCAGATGGTCTCCAGTGGCTCTCGAATATCTGAGATCTCTCTCCGGGAAGTCTTTGAAAGCACATGTTCAAGATGTACTGGTGGCCTACAGGACATTTCTCTTGCACATCCCCTGTATATCCAAACAAATGTATGAGATGGGATTTGCCAAGAAGGTGTCTCCAGACATGTTCCAGGAATTTGTGCTCATGTCACTAAAGTCCAATAGTGTCGTTCAAGTGTCGCCAGAGAGTCACCAGATCTCCATGGGAGCAGGTGTGCGACTGCACATGCAAGATCAGTTCATGGTCCCAGAGCTTCCAGCTGGAACTGTGGAGACCGTCATAGTCACAGAAGTGACAAGTCCGCAGAAGATTTTCTGCCAGTTGAAGGTCTTCTCACAAGAGCTGAAGAAACTCTCAGAGAAAATCACAAAATTCTGTGAGGGCAGAATGACCAATTGCACCGTGGGTCCAGAAATGATTAGTTTTCCCTGTGCTGCAAGAGGAAATGATGGCAGATGGCATCGCTCTGTCCTTCAACAGGTTTTCCCAGCCAATGGAGTGGTGGAAGTGTTTAATGTTGACTATGGAACAAAACAGTTTGTTCAAGTGGAGAATGTGGGACCACTGGCTTCAGAATTCTTCAGGATGCCCGTTGTGACCTACATCTGTTCCCTCCATGGAATCGTTGACAAAGGGGTTGATTGGACATCCAGCCAGATTGACCTTCTCCAGAACCTTCTTCTGCACAAGACTGTAATCGCTAAATTTGAGTACCAGAGCATGTCTGAGGGTGTTAACTACGTCACGCTATTTGgtgatgaaaatacaaatatcaacAAGTTGTTTGGGTCCAAGGAGAGCTGTTTAATGGAATGTGAGAAAACACTTGGAGATTATGCTATCCGTAGCCCTGCATACAGCCGTGAGCATCAAGCCCAGCAAGAAAGATGTCAAGGAAAGACGTCAACTTCTacaaaagctgcagaggaaaaagaacagaaaggaaTACCTGAGGAGTTACCTGCAGAAGACCTCTCCCTAAACTCTTCACATGTTGCAGTTGTTCAGCATGTATCCAACCCATCAGAGTTTTGGATCCAAACACAGAACTATGCTCAGGAGCTGGATGAACTGATGGATAGGATCTATCATTTGCACAAAgattcagaaaataaagatgtggTGATGAATCCAACTGTAGGGTTGTACTGTGCTGCCAAGGCCGAAGATGGTGTCTTCTACAGAGCAATTGTGTCTGAAGTAGGTGAGACACAAGTCAAGGTGTTCTCTGTTGATTATGGAAACACTGAAGTTGTTAAAATTATGAACATCAGGACCCTTCCTGACGAGTTCAAAAAGCTGCCAAGACTTGCACTTAAATGCACCCTGGCTGATGTCAGACCCAAAGATGGGAGATGGAGTCCACGTGCCTCTGAATATTTCATCAAAGCAGTCACAGATAAAGCACTAAATGTACACGTGACAGCAAAATATGATGATGGCTATGTTGTTCAACTAACAGATCCTGAAGCTCATGAAGAAAGAGATCTCAGTACACTGATGTGTACTTATAACCTTACTGAAAAGGCTGAGACAAAGCGACAACCCAAAGCCAATGTCACTATACCACCTGCTATTCTGCCTCCCACACAACATCCACACGACAGACTTGCAGATATGTATGGGAACAAGGGGATATGTCTCAAGGCACAAAACACTGTTGGCCCTGCCATCAATGAAAGGAGAATTCCTTCATTCAAGGAGCACATGTTTCACATTGGGAGTATCCTAGATGTCTCTGTGTCCCACATCAAAAGCCCAAATGATTTCTGGTGCCAGCTCGTGCACAATGCAGGGCACTTGAAATTGCTAATGCATGATATACAGGCTCATTATGTAGGCAGTGAATTTCAGCCTGTTGTTGAAACAGCTTGTGTTGCTCGCCACCCTGATAATGGAATGTGGTACAGGGCCATTGTGATTCACAAACATGAAAAACCTCTCGTGGATGTGTTGTTTGTTGACTATGGccagacagaaaccatctcCCTCTATGACCTGAGGAGGATATGCCCAGAATTTCTCACTCTGCCTGGACAATCCTTTCGATGCAGTCTGTTAAACCCTATGGACCCCACATCTGCCATCAATGACTGGAATCAGGAGGCAACAGCAAGATTCCACAACTTTGTGGAAACTGCTGCATCCAACTTTGTGATTTTAAAGTGCACCATATATGCTGTCATGTACAGTGATCAGAAGATCATTTTCAACATTGTGGATCTGGAAACTCCCTTTGAGAGTGTCTGCACCAGCATGGTCAATCTTGTCAAAAGTGCCCCTCCCAAGAAAGTCTCTGAGCCAACTGTCCGCCTGGACTCATACTACTTCTCATCGCACAATGTCAAAACTGGCACAGAGGAACAGATCACAGTGACATGTGTGAACAATGTCAATCAGTTCTACTGCCAGCTTGAGAGGAATACTGATGTGATGGAAGATCTCAAGAACAAGGTTAGTCAAGTCTGCCATCAGCTAGAGAATGTAAAGCTCCCAGGAGTCTTAAGAACTTTGTGCTTTGCCAAGTACACTGATGGACACTGGTACAGGGGTCAAATCCAGGCCACAAAGCCAGCAATCCGGGTTCACTTTGTGGACTATGGTGACACTATTGAGGTGGCCAAGTCTGACTTGCTTCCAGTACCTATAGAAGCTAATGACATCATGTCTGTGCCTGTGCAAGCAGTTGTGTGTGGTCTGTCAGATCTCCCTGCCAAAGTTCCAAGTGAGGTGAACAGCTGGTTTGAGACATGTGCAACAGAATCTAAATTCCAAGCAGTAGTTGTGGCCAGAGAACCCGATGGTAAACTGCTGGTTGAACTATATCAAGGAGGCACTCAGATAAATTCAAAGATCAAGAAGAGGTTTCAGATTGAGATGCACACAAATGAGCAGGTTGTCTACCGGAAATCATTTGACACTTTGGCAAAAAATGTGCCAAAACAACTCTCTGCCCCCAAAACAGCTAATCAAATCAGAGATGACTCTAAATCTACCAACACAAATCTACAGTCTGCACCGAAGCCTTTGCGCCATGTTAATGAAAatggtcaaaaggtcaaagctGTTCCGATACAGCTGTACAAACCTCCTCACCAAAGACAGTCAAGTGGGACCACACTGAGAAATATGGGATATGGTTATGAGCCTGCGGGTGCCCAAGTCAGACCAAGAGAGGAAAATGTCCCCACTGACACCGACCAGCTGATCAAGTCCATATCACCTGGTGCAGACTCTCAGATAGAAGGCAATGTTGAAAAACTTCCTAAACTTGCAGACCTGCCATCAAAATCTATCACACCAGGTATGGAAGCAGAGGTTTATGTCTCACACTACAACAGCCCATCGAGTTTTCACGTTCAACTCTTCAGGGACGAGGATGAAATATTCTCTATTTCTGAAAAGCTCAATGATTCAATATCAATCCCAAAAACCAATGACGTCAAAGATGTAAATCCAGGTGACCTTGTTCAAGCAGAATTTGCAGATGACTCCATGTGGTATCGTGCAGTTGTAAGAGAaatccacaacaacacaatggcTCTCGTTGAGTTTATTGATTTTGGAAACACAGCAATGACGCAAATGTCCAAGATGGCCAGACTCCACAAGCCTTTCTTGCTGCTACCCATGTACAGCACACACTGCATGCTGAGCAATGTTGCAGATCATGGAAAAGAGGACATGCTTGATCCTAAAGTGCTGTCAGCTATTAAAGAAGCCTTATGTGGTGATGGAGACAAGAAGCTCAAATGCCGGTTTATCAGGCAGTCAGGATCTGTGTGGGAAGTCAGTCTGGAGGATAGTGGTGTGAATCTCATATGTAAAGTAACTACCAAGTGTTCAGCCAATGCTTCTGAATCCACCTCAGAGAACCATGAAGAAGTTGAGGAAAAACCTGCCCAGACCCCAGAGAAACTGCCACTGAACTCTCGCCCTCTAAATTACAGTCAAGTAGAGTTTTTAGAGGAACAGCAGTTACAAAGCTACATCACATCGATAAATTATGCTCTTTCCTTTTGGTGTCAATCTGCTGACACAGAAGAACTGGACAAGATAACATCTGGTGTCTCAGAAGTTGGGAATGCAGCCGATCACAAACATGTTGACCTAGGCACCCTCTCCCCTGGCAGCCCATGCATTGTTCTCTTTTCGGACGATCATCTCTGGTACCGTGCGGAGGTCATCGACACTGAGGGAGACAAGCTGTCTGTTCTCTTTGTAGACTATGGAAACAAGTCCCAAGTCAATGTTACAGATGTGAGGGAAATGCCCCCTCATTTAGTGGAAGCTCCTCCACAGGCATTTTTGTGCGAGCTTGAAGGCTTTGATTCTTCATGTGGATCCTGGGACAGTGGCGCAGTAGATGAGCTGTTCACACTTACAACAGACAAGTTGTTACAGCTGACTGTCACCAAAGtaaccagagaagaagaaaacatcaaatactCTGTGCAGATGGAATGTGACGGCCAGGTGATAAATGAGGTGATGAAAAACTGGTGGAAATGCtccacaacagaaaacaaaccaaatgcaGGTGAACAATGGGACTCAACTGTGGAAGAGGCTGCACTGCCTGAGGATCAAACGGAGTATCccacaaaacaagaaacagatcCAGATGCTGCTTGCAATCACCCTCAGAGAGAGCATAGTGAAGACATCCCGTTTCCTGCACATTCTGACCAAAGTAATTTGATCTTAAGCTGTGACGAGGATGTGTGTGAAACTAAAAAAGGCTCTGAAGAGGAGGGTGCTTCAGTGACGGACACTGTTGGGCCAGATGACGGAAATTCTCTACTGGATTGGACCCGAGAGGAGGCCATGGACGGTTCTGAGATCCTACCGGCAGACCTGGagtcttcagctgcagaaatgagAACCTACAACATGGGAAGCAGCTTTCACTCCATGATTGACTTTG CTCCAACAAATGACAGCAAGACTCATATCCCAAGTGACGTTTCTCTGACCAGCCGGTCAGCAGGGAAAATG GTTCCACGTGCAGCTGTTTGTCAAAGGAAGAGCATTTATCAGCATGAGATGATTGATCTGATTTCTACAGACTTGGAGCAG ATTCAGACTGAATTATTGCtgccctctcctctgcttcctgctcagcTTTTGTGTG AtgctccttcagagcaggacaTTGCAGCTggaagtgatgtcacagagGTGCCATGCATTGCCCCACGTTTCAAA ATTGACTTGATGACTGAAGACGAGACCTTATCTCCTCATGAGGATACAGAATCAG ATCCATATGAGCCAAGTGATGATGAGAAACTCACAAGGGAAATGGTAGAGGATGTCATCAGCCTGACTGAAAAGAGCAAGTTACAATGCATCCCA GAGCAAGTTGGTTCTGATGTAAAAGATGATCTGCATAAGACGATGGCTAAAGAATCAAATGAG GTTGAGAGTGAATCAGAGG GAGCTCCCTCAGTGTGTGAAATTGCAATAGGACCCGTTTCTCTACAGGATGAGGTCGTGCCTATACAG GATAACTCCATGACTGAAGACGAGACCTCAGATCTTCATGAAGACAAACTTCCTG CTCTGTCCTGTGACACAAAGCCACAAAGCTACTGTCAAGACATG AGTCACCTGGATGATGAGATGACCCGTGTTTTGGCAGAGAGCTGTCTGACAGACGCCTGCAGAG ACCAGCAACAACAGACTGAAACAGAGACTGAGCAGCTGGTGCATTCACCACCCGAACAAAGAG